One Leucobacter muris DNA segment encodes these proteins:
- a CDS encoding antibiotic biosynthesis monooxygenase: MGTPVTVAVRRQTMPARSGDAVAWVEEGLRLARGFDGCLGGGVLRDSGDENVLHAIYRFADEAALGDWERSEQRRRWLEAGSPLVLDARVQRRTGIEGWFDGPQLRRSVDVRTGDARTVVVRSAPQRWKQAMAIWVGMYPVNVASSWVISTLPWWGDAPVLLRSALVVTVLAPLMTFVMMPAVTRVLRPWLRRNPGAIRTERSLLEALDSRAAAPRPPGTARG; the protein is encoded by the coding sequence ATGGGAACCCCGGTCACGGTAGCGGTCAGGCGGCAGACGATGCCGGCCCGCAGCGGCGACGCGGTCGCGTGGGTCGAGGAGGGCCTGCGGCTCGCCCGCGGCTTCGACGGCTGCCTGGGCGGCGGGGTGCTGCGCGACAGCGGCGACGAGAACGTGCTGCACGCGATCTACCGCTTCGCCGATGAGGCGGCGCTCGGCGACTGGGAGCGCTCGGAGCAGCGCCGGCGCTGGCTCGAAGCGGGTTCCCCCCTCGTCCTCGATGCCCGGGTGCAGCGTCGCACCGGCATCGAGGGCTGGTTCGACGGGCCGCAGCTGCGGCGCAGCGTCGACGTGCGAACGGGTGACGCGCGCACCGTGGTGGTGCGCTCGGCGCCGCAGCGCTGGAAGCAGGCGATGGCCATCTGGGTGGGCATGTACCCGGTGAACGTCGCGTCGTCGTGGGTGATCTCGACGCTGCCGTGGTGGGGCGACGCGCCCGTGCTGCTGCGCTCGGCACTCGTCGTGACGGTGCTCGCCCCGCTCATGACCTTCGTGATGATGCCCGCCGTGACGCGGGTGCTGCGACCCTGGCTGCGCCGCAACCCGGGCGCGATCCGCACGGAGCGCTCGCTGCTCGAGGCGCTCGACTCGCGGGCCGCCGCGCCGCGGCCTCCCGGGACGGCGCGGGGCTGA
- a CDS encoding APC family permease produces the protein MEKHTLGNATDTGHIHVGKGLNQGALGVVGSTVIGLASTAPLYSLAATLGYVILAVGAQAPLVFIIACVPMIFAAFAYQELNREMPDCGTTFVWGTKGFGPVVGWIGGWAVAVSAIMVLANVGEITGKYFWLLLGNEEFADNRVIVVATSVVFMAIMTFVSTIGVQIGEKLQMVLMTIQIVAMVLFGVLALWHSLDGGNPDSIAFDWQWFNPAELTSWSGFIEAVLLALFIYWGWDTCLALNEETKNPRKTPGRAALSSIVVLIVLYVGISVVVMMFAGFGDTGYGLTNPESLDDVFSVLGGALFGPWGWFLILGVMLSAASSTQTTILPTARGTLSMAVYRALPAKFAELHPKFKTPWFSTTLMGAAAIIYYVGMSILSEDMLADSLTSMGLAVALYYAITSFACVWYFRGTLRDSARNLWMRGILPALGGLMLGYAFVQSAIDMWSTEYSETVLLGVGGAFVIGVGAILLGFVLMGIWWLRPGSKPFFRGESLNRDTPVLVPDE, from the coding sequence ATGGAGAAGCACACGCTGGGCAACGCCACCGACACCGGGCACATTCACGTCGGCAAGGGCCTCAACCAGGGCGCGCTCGGCGTCGTGGGATCGACGGTGATCGGGCTCGCCTCGACCGCTCCGCTCTACTCGCTCGCGGCGACGCTCGGCTACGTGATCCTCGCGGTCGGCGCTCAGGCGCCGCTCGTCTTCATCATCGCCTGCGTGCCGATGATCTTCGCCGCCTTCGCCTACCAGGAGCTCAACCGCGAGATGCCCGACTGCGGCACCACCTTCGTGTGGGGCACCAAGGGCTTCGGGCCCGTCGTCGGCTGGATCGGCGGCTGGGCGGTCGCGGTCTCGGCGATCATGGTGCTCGCCAACGTGGGGGAGATCACGGGCAAGTACTTCTGGCTGCTGCTCGGCAACGAGGAGTTCGCCGACAACCGGGTGATCGTGGTCGCCACCTCGGTCGTGTTCATGGCGATCATGACGTTCGTGAGCACGATCGGCGTGCAGATCGGCGAGAAGCTGCAGATGGTGCTCATGACCATCCAGATCGTCGCGATGGTGCTCTTCGGCGTGCTCGCCCTCTGGCACTCGCTCGACGGCGGCAACCCCGACTCGATCGCGTTCGACTGGCAGTGGTTCAACCCCGCCGAGCTCACCTCGTGGTCGGGCTTCATCGAGGCCGTGCTGCTGGCACTCTTCATCTACTGGGGCTGGGACACCTGCCTCGCCCTCAACGAGGAGACCAAGAACCCCCGCAAGACGCCCGGTCGCGCGGCGCTGTCGAGCATCGTGGTGCTCATCGTGCTCTACGTGGGCATCTCGGTCGTGGTGATGATGTTCGCCGGCTTCGGCGACACGGGGTACGGCCTCACGAACCCCGAGAGCCTCGACGACGTGTTCTCGGTGCTGGGCGGCGCGCTCTTCGGGCCGTGGGGCTGGTTCCTGATCCTCGGCGTGATGCTGTCGGCGGCGTCGTCGACGCAGACGACGATCCTGCCGACCGCGCGCGGCACCCTCTCGATGGCGGTCTACCGCGCGCTGCCCGCGAAGTTCGCCGAGCTGCACCCCAAGTTCAAGACGCCGTGGTTCTCGACGACGCTCATGGGCGCGGCGGCGATCATCTACTACGTGGGCATGTCGATCCTGTCCGAGGACATGCTCGCCGACTCGCTCACGTCGATGGGTCTCGCCGTCGCGCTCTACTACGCGATCACCTCGTTCGCCTGCGTCTGGTACTTCCGCGGCACGCTGCGCGACAGCGCCCGCAACCTGTGGATGCGCGGCATCCTGCCCGCGCTCGGCGGTCTCATGCTCGGCTACGCGTTCGTGCAGTCGGCGATCGACATGTGGAGCACGGAGTACAGCGAGACCGTGCTGCTCGGCGTGGGCGGCGCCTTCGTGATCGGGGTCGGCGCGATCCTGCTCGGCTTCGTGCTCATGGGCATCTGGTGGCTGCGCCCGGGATCCAAGCCGTTCTTCCGGGGCGAGAGCCTGAACCGCGACACCCCGGTGCTCGTTCCCGACGAGTGA
- a CDS encoding NAD-dependent succinate-semialdehyde dehydrogenase, with protein sequence MGTFAVINPATGETVAEYPDATAEEIEAGLASAQQAYKEWARKTTVAERAALAKRAAELFEERKDELGAIINREMGKPLDQSVGEAEFSGAITAAFADNAEQWLADEELQVEDGLKTFFRFQGLGVILGIMPWNYPYYQVARFAVPNLILGNTIILKHAAQCPESALALEKLFRDAGFPEGAYVNVFATHDQIADIIADDRIQGVSLTGSERAGAIVAEQAGRALKKCVLELGGSDVFLVLDTDDLDHAVEHAVGGRMENTGQACNGSKRIVVLDKYFDEFKEKFVAAIGGQSYGDDFGPLSSAQATKTLSGQVQGAIDQGAEVLVGDNEPEGNLFTPTVLSGITPSMDVYSQELFGPVAQLYKVSSDEEAIELANSSPYGLGSVVICDDLERAERVGDQLDVGMVFIGGAGLEGADVPFGGVKKSGYGRELGKVGMLEFANKKLFRFAQK encoded by the coding sequence ATGGGCACCTTCGCCGTAATCAATCCGGCCACGGGCGAGACCGTCGCCGAGTACCCCGACGCGACGGCCGAGGAGATCGAGGCCGGCCTGGCTTCGGCTCAGCAGGCCTACAAGGAGTGGGCTCGCAAGACCACGGTCGCCGAGCGCGCCGCCCTGGCGAAGCGTGCCGCCGAGCTGTTCGAGGAGCGCAAGGACGAGCTGGGCGCGATCATCAACCGTGAGATGGGCAAGCCGCTCGACCAGTCGGTCGGCGAGGCCGAGTTCTCGGGCGCGATCACCGCGGCGTTCGCCGACAACGCCGAGCAGTGGCTGGCCGATGAGGAGCTGCAGGTCGAGGACGGCCTGAAGACCTTCTTCCGCTTCCAGGGCCTCGGCGTGATCCTCGGCATCATGCCCTGGAACTACCCCTACTACCAGGTCGCCCGCTTCGCGGTGCCCAACCTGATCCTGGGCAACACCATCATCCTCAAGCACGCCGCGCAGTGCCCCGAGTCGGCTCTCGCGCTCGAGAAGCTCTTCCGCGACGCCGGCTTCCCCGAGGGCGCCTACGTCAACGTGTTCGCCACCCATGACCAGATCGCCGACATCATCGCCGACGACCGCATCCAGGGCGTCTCGCTCACCGGTTCCGAGCGCGCCGGCGCGATCGTCGCCGAACAGGCGGGCCGCGCGCTCAAGAAGTGCGTGCTCGAGCTGGGTGGCTCCGACGTCTTCCTCGTGCTCGACACCGACGACCTCGACCACGCGGTCGAGCACGCCGTGGGCGGCCGCATGGAGAACACCGGCCAGGCCTGCAACGGCTCGAAGCGCATCGTCGTGCTCGACAAGTACTTCGACGAGTTCAAGGAGAAGTTCGTCGCCGCGATCGGCGGCCAGAGCTACGGCGACGACTTCGGCCCGCTGTCGTCGGCTCAGGCCACCAAGACCCTCTCGGGTCAGGTGCAGGGCGCGATCGATCAGGGCGCCGAGGTGCTCGTGGGCGACAACGAGCCCGAGGGCAATCTCTTCACCCCCACCGTCCTCTCCGGCATCACGCCTTCGATGGACGTGTACAGCCAGGAGCTCTTCGGCCCCGTCGCGCAGCTCTACAAGGTGTCGAGCGACGAAGAGGCGATCGAGCTCGCCAACTCGTCGCCCTACGGCCTCGGCTCCGTGGTCATCTGCGATGACCTCGAGCGCGCCGAGCGCGTGGGCGACCAGCTCGACGTGGGCATGGTCTTCATCGGCGGCGCCGGCCTCGAGGGCGCGGACGTGCCCTTCGGCGGCGTGAAGAAGTCGGGCTACGGCCGCGAGCTCGGCAAGGTCGGCATGCTCGAGTTCGCCAACAAGAAGCTCTTCCGCTTCGCGCAGAAGTAG
- a CDS encoding FAD-dependent oxidoreductase produces MSRTVERFDRVIVGGGAMGLAAAWQLAQRGIRVLLLERFEPGHSRGASHGATRNMNNAYADDHFLDLYDESLRLFRVLERASGHDLLTLDGLVTHGAEHRVTAAYEALRARGAAAEMVSAAAARDRWPGLRFETDALVNREAGRVDAAAALRVLADLARGDGAELRYGHRVVGIEPGEDRVLVTAEGPQGLVRVEAEGAVVAAGAWSAPLLDGLVRLPPLTVTEEHPAHFAIRPGYESAAWPSFNHFPRELDERGASRGTVYGMLTPGEGVKVGLHLTGEAGDPDARAFRATDELRRRLREHVAEWFPGLDPDSAVEISCTYTSTESERFVLDQCGPLTIAAGFSGAGIQVRARDRAGARRRRARRADAARGVQARRARVGARVLARHSRSGPACACP; encoded by the coding sequence TTGAGCCGAACCGTCGAGCGCTTCGACCGAGTGATCGTCGGCGGCGGGGCCATGGGCCTCGCCGCCGCGTGGCAGCTCGCGCAGCGCGGTATCCGAGTGCTGCTGCTCGAACGCTTCGAGCCCGGCCACTCGCGCGGCGCCTCCCACGGCGCCACGCGCAACATGAACAACGCCTACGCCGACGATCACTTCCTCGACCTCTACGACGAGTCGCTGCGGCTCTTCCGCGTGCTCGAGCGGGCGTCGGGGCACGATCTGCTCACTCTCGACGGGCTCGTCACGCACGGCGCCGAGCACCGCGTGACGGCCGCGTACGAGGCCCTGCGAGCCCGGGGCGCTGCCGCCGAGATGGTGAGCGCCGCCGCCGCTCGGGATCGGTGGCCCGGCCTGCGCTTCGAGACCGACGCGCTCGTGAACCGTGAGGCCGGGCGCGTCGACGCCGCCGCCGCGCTGCGGGTGCTCGCCGACCTCGCGCGCGGCGACGGCGCCGAACTGCGCTACGGGCACCGGGTCGTCGGCATCGAGCCAGGCGAGGATCGGGTCCTCGTGACCGCCGAGGGCCCGCAGGGCCTCGTGCGCGTCGAGGCCGAGGGCGCGGTCGTGGCGGCCGGCGCGTGGAGCGCGCCGCTGCTCGACGGGCTCGTGCGGCTGCCGCCGCTCACCGTCACCGAGGAGCACCCCGCCCACTTCGCGATCCGCCCCGGCTACGAGTCGGCCGCCTGGCCGTCGTTCAACCACTTCCCGCGCGAGCTCGACGAGCGCGGCGCCAGCCGGGGCACCGTCTACGGCATGCTCACCCCGGGCGAGGGCGTGAAGGTGGGCCTGCACCTCACCGGCGAGGCGGGCGACCCCGACGCGCGGGCGTTCCGCGCGACCGACGAACTGCGCCGCAGGCTGCGCGAGCACGTCGCCGAGTGGTTCCCCGGCCTCGATCCCGACTCGGCCGTCGAGATCAGCTGCACCTACACCTCGACCGAGAGCGAGCGCTTCGTGCTCGACCAGTGCGGGCCGCTCACGATCGCCGCGGGCTTCTCGGGGGCAGGGATTCAAGTTCGTGCCCGCGATCGGGCGGGTGCTCGCCGACGCCGCGCTCGGCGAGCGGACGCCGCCCGAGGCGTTCAGGCTCGCCGCGCACGCGTAGGCGCGCGCGTGCTCGCGCGCCACTCGCGCTCCGGGCCTGCGTGTGCTTGCCCCTGA
- a CDS encoding S-(hydroxymethyl)mycothiol dehydrogenase, with protein MVYRVQGVVVREKNAPATTETVIVPDPGPGEVVVDVLSCGVCHTDYHYQQGGIGDEFPYLLGHESTARVAAIGEGVTEVAVGDRVILNWRAVCGQCRACAKGQPQYCFATHNAKQKMTLEDGTELSAALGIGSFAEKTLVAAGQCTKIDEESDAAAVGLLGCGIMAGIGAAINTGEVRRGESVAVIGCGGVGTAAIAGAQLAGATTIIAVDIDDAKLEQAKRFGATRTVNSRDEDPVEAIRALTGGFGADVVIDAVGRPETYQQAFYARDLAGRVVLVGVPTPDMRLELPLLDVFGRGGSLKSSWYGDCLPSRDFQMLIDQYKLGRLDLEGFVTERIGLGDVEAAFAKMSGGNVLRSVVVL; from the coding sequence GTGGTCTATCGAGTGCAGGGAGTGGTGGTGCGCGAGAAGAACGCGCCGGCCACCACCGAGACGGTGATCGTGCCCGATCCGGGGCCGGGCGAGGTGGTGGTCGACGTGCTCAGCTGCGGCGTCTGCCACACCGACTACCACTACCAGCAGGGCGGCATCGGCGACGAGTTCCCGTACCTGCTCGGCCACGAGTCGACCGCGCGCGTCGCCGCGATCGGCGAGGGCGTCACCGAGGTCGCGGTGGGCGACCGGGTGATCCTGAACTGGCGCGCCGTCTGCGGCCAGTGCCGCGCCTGCGCCAAGGGGCAGCCGCAGTACTGCTTCGCCACCCACAATGCGAAGCAGAAGATGACGCTCGAAGACGGCACCGAGCTGTCGGCGGCGCTCGGCATCGGCTCCTTCGCCGAGAAGACCCTCGTCGCCGCCGGCCAGTGCACGAAGATCGACGAGGAGTCGGACGCGGCCGCCGTCGGCCTGCTCGGCTGCGGCATCATGGCCGGCATCGGCGCGGCGATCAACACCGGCGAGGTGCGCCGCGGCGAGTCGGTCGCGGTGATCGGCTGCGGCGGCGTCGGAACCGCCGCGATCGCCGGCGCCCAGCTCGCCGGCGCGACCACCATCATCGCCGTCGACATCGACGACGCGAAGCTCGAGCAGGCGAAGCGCTTCGGCGCCACTCGCACCGTCAACTCGCGCGACGAAGACCCGGTCGAAGCGATCCGCGCCCTCACCGGCGGCTTCGGCGCCGACGTCGTGATCGACGCCGTGGGCCGGCCCGAGACCTACCAGCAGGCGTTCTACGCCCGCGACCTCGCGGGGCGCGTGGTGCTCGTCGGCGTGCCCACCCCCGACATGAGGCTCGAACTGCCCCTGCTCGACGTCTTCGGTCGCGGCGGCTCGCTGAAATCGTCGTGGTACGGCGACTGCCTGCCCAGCCGCGACTTCCAGATGCTCATCGACCAGTACAAGCTGGGCCGCCTCGACCTCGAGGGCTTCGTCACCGAGCGCATCGGCCTCGGCGACGTCGAGGCCGCGTTCGCGAAGATGAGCGGCGGCAACGTGCTGCGATCGGTGGTGGTGCTCTGA